A genomic segment from Macadamia integrifolia cultivar HAES 741 unplaced genomic scaffold, SCU_Mint_v3 scaffold1525, whole genome shotgun sequence encodes:
- the LOC122064109 gene encoding membrane protein PM19L-like, whose protein sequence is MSMMVCMLGFGGNSATMFFLIFAILANIIGVASKFAGGSHIRLWRNESLASAASSALVAWAITALAFGFACKEIDIGGYRRWRLKVLEAFIIILTFTQLLYLLLVHAGIFSSKFGPGYRETDYTVGAPGTDPGHKDGVSTRVV, encoded by the exons ATGTCTATGATGGTATGCATGTTAGGGTTTGGAGGCAATTCAGCTACTATGTTCTTCCTTATATTCGCGATTCTCGCCAACATCATTGGTGTGGCATCGAAGTTTGCTGGCGGCAGCCATATAAGGTTATGGAGGAATGAGAGCCTTGCATCTGCAGCTTCTTCAGCTCTCGTAGCTTGGGCCATCACTGCCCTTGCATTTGG GTTTGCATGTAAAGAGATCGACATAGGAGGGTACAGGAGATGGAGATTGAAGGTTTTGGAGGCCTTCATAATAATACTCACTTTCACCCAACTTCTCTACCTGCTATTGGTCCATGCAGGAATCTTCAGCAGCAAGTTTGGTCCCGGGTATCGTGAAACCGATTACACGGTCGGGGCACCCGGCACGGATCCGGGTCACAAGGATGGTGTGAGTACTAGGGTAGTTTAA